One Gordonia mangrovi genomic region harbors:
- a CDS encoding O-succinylhomoserine sulfhydrylase: MSKQLPEGVSADTLAVRAGLDRSGFFETSEALYLTSGYVYDSAEAAERAFTGEDERFVYSRYGNPTVEMFQERLRQIEGAQACFATASGMAAVFVALGALLKAGDRLVAARSLFGSCFVVCNEILPRWGVETVFVDGEDLDQWRDALSTPTTAVFFETPSNPMQTLVDVAAVTEMAHAAGAKVVLDNVFATPLLQRGLDMGADVIVYSGTKHIDGQGRVMGGAVLGEKEFIDGPVQTLMRHTGPALSPFNAWTMLKGLETMRLRLDAAVSSALRIAEFLEADPRVAWVKYPFLQSHPQYELAKAQMSGGGTVVTFEIADRDGVAGKKRAFEVLNGLQVIDISNNLGDSKSLITHPATTTHRAMGPEGRAAIGVTDSVVRLSVGLEGVDDLLADLDRALG, translated from the coding sequence CCGTGCGGGCCGGGTTGGACCGGTCCGGATTCTTCGAGACCTCCGAGGCCCTCTATCTGACCAGCGGCTACGTCTACGACTCCGCCGAGGCCGCCGAACGCGCCTTCACCGGCGAGGACGAGCGCTTCGTCTACTCCCGTTACGGCAACCCCACGGTCGAGATGTTCCAGGAGCGGTTGCGTCAGATCGAAGGTGCGCAAGCTTGTTTCGCCACCGCCAGCGGGATGGCCGCGGTGTTCGTCGCGCTCGGGGCGCTGCTGAAGGCCGGCGACCGGTTGGTGGCCGCGCGCAGCCTGTTCGGCTCCTGCTTCGTGGTGTGCAACGAGATCCTGCCCCGCTGGGGTGTGGAGACCGTGTTCGTCGACGGCGAGGACCTCGACCAGTGGCGCGACGCGCTGTCGACGCCGACCACGGCGGTGTTTTTCGAAACCCCGTCGAATCCGATGCAGACGCTGGTCGACGTTGCCGCGGTGACCGAGATGGCGCATGCCGCCGGCGCGAAAGTGGTGCTGGACAACGTGTTCGCCACTCCGCTGCTGCAGCGCGGACTCGACATGGGCGCCGACGTCATCGTCTACTCCGGCACCAAGCACATCGATGGCCAGGGCCGCGTGATGGGTGGTGCGGTGCTCGGCGAGAAGGAGTTCATCGACGGCCCGGTGCAGACCCTGATGCGCCACACCGGTCCGGCGCTGAGTCCGTTCAACGCGTGGACGATGCTCAAGGGCCTCGAGACGATGCGGTTGCGGTTGGACGCCGCGGTGTCGTCGGCGTTGCGGATCGCCGAGTTCCTGGAGGCCGACCCGCGAGTTGCGTGGGTCAAATATCCCTTCCTGCAGTCTCATCCGCAGTACGAACTCGCCAAGGCGCAGATGTCGGGCGGCGGCACCGTGGTGACCTTCGAGATCGCCGACCGCGACGGTGTGGCGGGAAAGAAGCGGGCCTTCGAGGTGCTCAACGGTCTGCAGGTCATCGACATCTCCAACAATCTCGGTGATTCGAAGTCGCTGATCACCCACCCCGCCACCACCACTCATCGCGCGATGGGGCCGGAGGGTCGCGCCGCCATCGGCGTCACCGACTCCGTCGTGCGGCTGTCGGTGGGGCTCGAGGGCGTCGACGACCTGCTCGCGGATTTGGATCGGGCGCTGGGGTAA